The following are encoded together in the Bos javanicus breed banteng chromosome X, ARS-OSU_banteng_1.0, whole genome shotgun sequence genome:
- the LOC133243132 gene encoding cytochrome c oxidase subunit 7B, mitochondrial: protein MFNLRMFPLAKNALSRLRVQSIQQAVARQIHQKRAPDFHDKYGNAVLASGATFCVAVWVYMATQIGIEWNPSPVGRVTPKEWREQ from the exons ATGTTCAACCTCAGGATGTTTCCCTTGGCCAAAAACGCACTAAGTCGTCTGAGAG ttcaAAGCATTCAGCAAGCAGTGGCAAGGCAGATCCATCAAAAGCGGGCACCTGATTTCCATGACAAATATGGTAATGCTGTATTAGCTAGTGGAGCCACTTTCTGTGTTGCTGTATGGGTATAT ATGGCAACACAAATTGGAATAGAGTGGAACCCATCACCTGTTGGCAGAGTCACCCCAAAGGAATGGAGAGAACAGTAA